One part of the Vanessa tameamea isolate UH-Manoa-2023 chromosome 8, ilVanTame1 primary haplotype, whole genome shotgun sequence genome encodes these proteins:
- the LOC113404688 gene encoding superoxide dismutase [Cu-Zn]-like: MHLRLHIFFGQFLWLVSVLNGKSFQGVPGYGRNLLIKAIPPIEDYQSNIYEVFMEPYLYELGTSFPLGSERSDKQIEFPVGPQPAPGLRAIAQLQADEESGVGGELIFTQILPNGPVTIEGNVTGLSPGLHGLHVHQAGSIKDNCKEIGPHFIAYYGRHGGPRDQIRHVGDLGNIKAEEGETLKVKIVDHLISLAGPRSVVGRSIAISKSEDDYGRAGTEDSALTGTSGPAIACGIIGYLN, translated from the exons atgcaTCTTAGGTTGCATATATTTTTCGGCCAATTTTTGTGGCTCGTTTCCGTCCTTAATGGAAAAAGTTTTCAAGGCGTTCCTGGATATGGCAGGAACTTGTTGATCAAAGCGATACCGCCAATCGAAGATTATCAAAGTAACATTTATGAAGTTTTCATGGAAccttatttatat gaACTCGGCACCTCTTTTCCTCTTGGAAGCGAACGTTCTGATAAACAAATAGAATTTCCTGTT GGGCCTCAACCAGCACCTGGTTTACGAGCTATTGCGCAATTACAAGCTGATGAAGAGTCAGGAGTAGGAGGCGAGTTGATATTCACTCAAATCTTACCTAACGGTCCGGTAACGATCGAAGGAAATGTGACCGGATTGTCGCCTGGTCTACACGGACTTCATGTGCATCAAGCTGGTTCTATAAAAGATAATTGCAAAGAAATCGGGCCACACTTCATAGCTTACTAT GGTCGTCATGGCGGACCACGCGATCAAATTCGTCACGTCGGCGACCTCGGCAACATCAAAGCGGAAGAAGGAGAAACGCTCAAGGTCAAAATCGTGGACCACTTGATTTCTTTAGCTGGCCCACGCTCAGTAGTTGGCAGGTCGATCGCCATATCAAAGAGTGAAGATGATTACGGCCGAGCGGGCACGGAGGACAGCGCTCTGACTGGCACTTCTGGGCCAGCTATTGCTTGCGGAATAATTGGCTATTTGAACTAA
- the LOC113404690 gene encoding acyl-CoA-binding protein homolog: protein MSLQEQFDQAAANVKKLKTLPSDTELLELYAYFKQATVGDADPANKPGMFDLKGKAKFEAWSGKKGLSKEDAQKAYIAKVDSLVASIGLQ, encoded by the exons ATGTCCCTCCAAGAG caATTTGACCAAGCTGCTGCCAATGTTAAGAAACTTAAGACACTTCCCAGTGACACTGAACTTCTAGAGCTCTATGCATACTTCAAGCAAGCAACGGTTGGAGATGCCGACCCTGcaa ataAGCCTGGCATGTTCGACCTTAAGGGTAAAGCAAAATTCGAGGCGTGGAGTGGAAAGAAGGGTCTGTCAAAGGAAGACGCACAGAAGGCATACATCGCAAAGGTGGATAGCTTAGTCGCGTCCATTGGCCTCCAATAA